In Actinomadura citrea, a single window of DNA contains:
- a CDS encoding ATP-binding protein codes for MSMIDTLFGLIPAASRGQQWVARDLQLVNWGGYDGYHRVRYAPGATLLSGGSGSGKSTLMDSYIALLMPHTTPFNGASNGGVVGRPRGKDQRNILSYARGKLDESRAGGETRQRVLRGDGRDTWSAIAMTWADRSGAVFTALRAWYVPSTARTLDDVVAVRATVDDVYDLRELDGPAGSRLARAAVTATGVTCFDTDRDFTARLHTALGIGAAGDGHKAVGLLGRIQAGQQITTVDALYKTMVLEEPPTLATADEVVQQFDELSGTRDRMITARRQVRALTPIRDHREAIDSAVTRLQVIEAVGSFTDPASPAALWRHERRLDLLRAAESDLTGRRRRAEEDVRETATLIKAAESRRDAVLDILRASGGDRLDTALREIRGVEQRLADVERARKRLDRVLDTVGATVATGRDFAALVDTAHKALADTDARRTAQNEFAAAAAERSAAERDLAGLRAEHGAVKARRGNIPTALHAARDLLADAAGITPDDLPFVGELIEVRTEFEPWREAFNLALGGFATRMLIDIGRLSAFREAINTVPVARRIQFEGVRTGMRDEVGLNDKTLPGRLDYRPSPFTAWLKSELARGFDFVCVETPKLLVQYSKALTITGQTSQGGRGAHGGHGRANLLGFTNTSLLADLDTRIGHARERHDDAAARATKAEQDLNSFEERRTAYQALTELSWDQVDVESVTAERERWKQVITEVRAGNPEIDRLQGEAEELRRKVTKLTERIGGQKSEVERLGKAWESIVEEVDGAQRVLDTAAATGAEVSREHREYLAALFDDAPDGADPAKALAEFDAAHRRGVERMHDDRKSAEESISRSRRALHETFSTFVERWPNPNLGTEPDASYRDFDRLLTDLETSGLHELETEWRDSLLKLSGNDLTSLDSELAAAVREIRDRIDPVNRILAELPFADDGHRLRIDPQESHSAVRARFRKELRDVRAVIDKAATDADRERAYHRMAKVIDRIRRTAPDFADLVDVRNHVRISAEKCDLAGEHVAVYDHIGEKSGGESQELVAFIVGAALRYQLGDAGAERPRYAPVFLDEALIKADAHFTGRAIGAWRGLGFQLVIGAPNDKHSAIEPHVDAEYLILKNAEGRSWAKPIVAVPEA; via the coding sequence ATGAGCATGATCGACACACTGTTCGGGTTGATCCCGGCGGCATCGCGGGGGCAGCAGTGGGTGGCGCGGGATCTGCAGCTGGTCAACTGGGGCGGATACGACGGGTACCACCGCGTCCGGTACGCTCCCGGCGCGACCCTGCTCAGCGGCGGTTCCGGGTCGGGCAAGTCGACGCTGATGGACTCCTACATCGCGTTGCTGATGCCGCACACCACGCCGTTCAACGGGGCGTCCAACGGCGGGGTGGTCGGCCGGCCCCGGGGCAAGGACCAGCGCAACATCCTCTCCTACGCGCGCGGGAAGCTCGACGAGTCACGGGCGGGCGGTGAGACGAGGCAGCGGGTGCTGCGCGGGGACGGCCGCGACACCTGGTCGGCGATCGCGATGACCTGGGCCGACCGGAGCGGTGCGGTGTTCACCGCGCTCCGGGCCTGGTACGTGCCGTCGACCGCGCGCACCCTCGACGACGTCGTCGCTGTCCGCGCCACCGTCGACGACGTCTACGACCTGCGCGAGCTGGACGGCCCCGCGGGCAGCAGGCTCGCCCGCGCCGCGGTCACCGCGACAGGCGTGACCTGCTTCGACACCGACCGGGATTTCACCGCCCGGCTGCACACCGCGCTGGGCATCGGCGCCGCCGGGGACGGGCACAAGGCGGTCGGGCTGCTCGGCAGGATCCAGGCCGGCCAGCAGATCACCACCGTCGACGCGCTGTACAAGACGATGGTCCTGGAGGAGCCGCCCACCCTGGCCACGGCGGACGAGGTGGTGCAGCAGTTCGACGAGCTGTCCGGCACCCGGGACCGAATGATCACCGCCCGCCGTCAGGTGCGGGCGCTGACCCCCATCCGCGACCACCGGGAAGCCATCGACAGCGCGGTGACACGGTTGCAGGTGATCGAGGCCGTCGGATCGTTCACCGACCCGGCGTCCCCCGCGGCGCTGTGGCGGCACGAACGCCGGCTCGACCTGCTGCGCGCGGCCGAGTCGGACCTGACCGGACGGCGCCGCCGGGCCGAGGAGGACGTCCGGGAGACGGCCACGCTGATCAAGGCGGCGGAGTCCCGGCGGGACGCGGTGCTCGACATCCTGCGCGCTTCCGGCGGCGACCGGCTGGACACCGCGCTCCGGGAGATCCGTGGGGTGGAACAGCGGCTGGCCGATGTCGAACGCGCACGGAAGCGACTGGACCGGGTCCTCGACACCGTCGGCGCCACCGTGGCGACCGGCCGGGACTTCGCCGCTCTGGTCGACACCGCGCACAAGGCGCTGGCCGACACCGACGCCAGGAGGACCGCCCAGAACGAGTTCGCCGCGGCGGCCGCAGAGCGCTCGGCCGCCGAACGCGACCTGGCCGGGTTGCGCGCCGAGCACGGCGCGGTCAAGGCCCGCCGCGGCAACATCCCCACCGCCCTGCACGCCGCCCGTGACCTGCTGGCCGACGCCGCCGGGATCACCCCGGACGACCTGCCGTTCGTCGGTGAGCTGATCGAGGTGCGCACGGAGTTCGAACCGTGGCGGGAGGCGTTCAACCTGGCGCTCGGCGGGTTCGCCACCCGGATGCTGATCGACATCGGCCGGCTGAGCGCGTTCCGCGAGGCGATCAACACGGTGCCCGTCGCGCGGCGCATCCAGTTCGAAGGTGTCCGCACCGGCATGCGCGACGAGGTCGGGCTGAACGACAAGACGCTCCCCGGCCGACTCGACTACCGGCCGTCGCCGTTCACCGCCTGGCTCAAGAGCGAACTCGCCCGCGGGTTCGACTTCGTCTGCGTCGAGACGCCCAAACTGCTGGTGCAGTACTCCAAGGCGCTCACCATCACCGGCCAGACGTCGCAGGGCGGCCGGGGCGCGCACGGCGGTCACGGACGGGCCAACCTGCTGGGATTCACCAACACCAGCCTGCTCGCCGACCTCGACACCCGGATCGGCCACGCCCGCGAACGTCATGACGACGCCGCCGCACGGGCGACGAAGGCGGAGCAGGACCTCAACTCGTTCGAGGAGAGACGCACCGCCTACCAGGCCCTGACCGAACTGTCCTGGGACCAGGTGGACGTCGAGTCCGTCACCGCCGAACGGGAGCGCTGGAAGCAGGTCATCACCGAGGTCCGAGCCGGCAATCCGGAGATCGACCGGCTACAGGGGGAAGCGGAGGAGCTCAGGCGGAAGGTCACCAAGCTGACCGAGCGCATCGGCGGACAGAAGAGCGAGGTGGAGCGTCTCGGCAAGGCATGGGAATCGATCGTGGAGGAGGTGGACGGCGCCCAGCGGGTGCTCGACACCGCCGCTGCGACCGGGGCCGAGGTGAGCCGGGAACACCGGGAGTACCTGGCGGCGCTGTTCGACGACGCCCCGGACGGCGCCGACCCGGCGAAGGCGCTGGCCGAGTTCGACGCCGCGCACCGCCGCGGCGTCGAACGGATGCACGACGATCGAAAGTCGGCGGAGGAATCGATCAGCCGGTCGCGGAGGGCGCTGCACGAGACGTTCTCGACGTTCGTCGAGCGCTGGCCGAACCCGAACCTCGGCACCGAACCGGACGCCTCCTACCGCGACTTCGACCGCCTGCTCACCGATCTGGAGACCAGCGGCCTGCACGAGCTGGAGACCGAGTGGCGCGACAGCCTCCTCAAACTCTCCGGCAACGACCTGACCAGCCTGGACAGCGAGCTCGCCGCCGCCGTCCGGGAGATCCGCGACCGGATCGACCCGGTCAACCGCATCCTCGCGGAGCTGCCGTTCGCCGACGACGGCCACCGGTTGCGCATCGACCCGCAGGAAAGCCACTCCGCGGTGCGTGCCCGGTTCCGCAAGGAACTGCGCGACGTGCGCGCCGTCATCGACAAGGCGGCCACGGACGCCGACCGGGAACGCGCCTACCACCGGATGGCCAAGGTGATCGACCGCATCCGCCGCACCGCGCCCGACTTCGCCGACCTGGTCGACGTGCGCAACCACGTCCGGATCAGCGCGGAGAAGTGCGACCTCGCCGGAGAGCACGTCGCGGTCTACGACCACATCGGGGAGAAGTCCGGCGGCGAGTCGCAGGAACTGGTGGCGTTCATCGTCGGCGCCGCGCTGCGCTACCAGCTGGGCGACGCGGGCGCCGAACGTCCCCGCTACGCCCCCGTCTTCCTCGACGAGGCGCTGATCAAGGCGGACGCGCACTTCACCGGCCGAGCCATCGGCGCATGGCGCGGGCTGGGCTTCCAGCTCGTCATCGGCGCCCCCAACGACAAGCACAGCGCGATCGAACCCCATGTGGACGCGGAATACCTGATCCTCAAGAACGCCGAGGGGCGGTCATGGGCGAAACCCATCGTCGCGGTACCCGAGGCGTGA
- a CDS encoding Wadjet anti-phage system protein JetD domain-containing protein has product MTSRLITPADAVESLRRKVHQKWAEAVCADLGAGDPVTFSVPLRPGVSTGSAVARIGHAAWHEWHMRWRRFADRHPAGVVIVRKPVSVQGVTDDYPSTLVVDLHAAVALVSGTGPQVVDVARARTLASSLRSAGAVLTPATVRAACELGADDAEVLLSAVTWLRRHPDAGAWTARQLPIPGMHTKWLDTHGALLRDVAGRDVRAEVRSRPTVLHLTYVDPDHAASGRRRHDAWTTGDTHDIAYRPRIVLVVENRDSRLWFPPVRDTIVVEGGGKAAAALLADVPWIRAADHVVYWGDIDADGYAILDRFRAALAEPAPDDAPPKPVTSILMDAADLHRYAEHGLNHDKAGRPIKPSSAILPHLTEAETIAYDTVATAGRTPFRRIEQEAIPLAHAAARLPDVSTSSHL; this is encoded by the coding sequence GTGACCTCCCGACTGATCACCCCGGCCGACGCGGTCGAGTCACTCCGTCGCAAGGTCCACCAGAAGTGGGCGGAGGCCGTGTGCGCCGACCTCGGCGCAGGCGACCCGGTCACGTTCTCCGTCCCGCTCCGTCCCGGCGTGTCGACCGGAAGTGCGGTGGCGCGGATCGGGCACGCGGCCTGGCATGAGTGGCACATGCGCTGGCGGCGGTTCGCCGACCGGCACCCGGCGGGCGTCGTGATCGTCCGCAAGCCGGTGTCCGTCCAGGGCGTGACGGACGACTACCCCAGCACGCTGGTCGTGGACCTGCACGCCGCCGTCGCCCTCGTCTCCGGAACCGGACCGCAGGTCGTGGACGTCGCCCGCGCCCGGACGCTCGCGTCGTCGCTGCGGTCCGCGGGCGCGGTCCTCACCCCGGCCACCGTCCGGGCCGCCTGCGAGCTCGGAGCCGACGACGCCGAAGTACTGCTCAGCGCGGTGACCTGGCTGCGTCGGCACCCGGACGCGGGCGCGTGGACCGCACGTCAGCTCCCGATCCCCGGCATGCACACCAAGTGGCTCGACACCCATGGTGCGTTGCTGCGCGACGTCGCCGGGCGCGACGTCCGGGCCGAGGTCCGGTCCCGTCCGACCGTGTTGCACCTGACCTACGTCGATCCCGACCACGCCGCGTCGGGCCGCCGCAGGCATGACGCCTGGACCACCGGCGACACGCACGACATCGCCTACCGGCCGCGGATCGTCCTCGTCGTCGAGAACCGCGACTCCCGGCTCTGGTTCCCACCGGTGCGGGACACGATCGTGGTCGAGGGCGGCGGCAAGGCGGCCGCGGCCCTGCTCGCCGACGTGCCCTGGATCCGTGCTGCGGACCACGTCGTCTACTGGGGGGACATCGACGCGGACGGATACGCGATCCTCGACCGGTTCCGCGCCGCGCTGGCCGAGCCAGCCCCGGACGACGCGCCACCGAAACCGGTCACCTCGATCCTGATGGACGCCGCCGACCTGCACCGCTACGCCGAGCATGGGCTGAACCATGACAAGGCGGGCCGCCCCATCAAGCCGTCCTCGGCGATCCTGCCGCACCTCACCGAAGCCGAGACGATCGCGTACGACACCGTCGCGACCGCGGGCCGTACGCCGTTCCGCCGGATCGAGCAGGAAGCCATTCCCCTCGCCCACGCCGCAGCCCGGTTGCCGGACGTCTCCACGAGCTCTCATCTGTGA